In the Leifsonia sp. 466MF genome, one interval contains:
- a CDS encoding acyl-CoA dehydrogenase family protein, whose protein sequence is MTITNPAIEAPAPRWRDEGRPHDSAGWIRRAQEVADILSVDALERDRANATPYTEVQLLKESGLVTLLGPREHGGAGENWDTAYKVIRAVARGDGSIGQVLGYHYLWAWAARLVATEEQIAAVEELYTTNNFVFGGAVNPRDSDLTIREDGDELVYSGRKSFSTGGQISDLTVLEGVLEGTETHIFAIVPTAQEGIVFAGDWDSLGQRLTESGSVEIRDVRVPWTAAAGFVEGEFQPLVYNTLNVPTIQLVFANFYLGIAQGALEAASSYTRSTTRPWPYGGDNKQRAGEEWYLLEGYGELQSKLWADEALLDVAGAEISDLLHAPREGLSERRRGEVAVRIAAGKLRIVDDGLEVATKIYELAGARASASSVGLDIFWRNLRTHSLHDPIAYKKREVGEYVLLHQIPEPTWYT, encoded by the coding sequence ATGACGATCACGAATCCGGCGATAGAAGCTCCGGCCCCACGCTGGCGGGACGAAGGACGCCCTCACGACAGCGCGGGATGGATCCGTAGGGCACAGGAAGTCGCTGACATCCTGTCTGTCGACGCCCTTGAGCGCGACCGCGCCAATGCCACCCCCTACACGGAGGTGCAGCTCCTCAAGGAGTCCGGGCTCGTCACCCTCCTCGGCCCCCGTGAGCACGGTGGCGCCGGGGAGAACTGGGACACCGCGTACAAGGTCATCAGAGCTGTAGCCCGCGGCGACGGTTCGATCGGCCAGGTGCTCGGCTACCACTATCTCTGGGCCTGGGCCGCACGCCTGGTCGCCACCGAGGAGCAGATCGCCGCCGTCGAGGAGCTCTACACGACGAACAACTTCGTCTTCGGCGGTGCGGTCAATCCCCGGGACTCTGACCTCACCATCCGCGAAGACGGCGATGAACTCGTCTACTCGGGACGGAAGTCGTTCTCGACCGGCGGTCAGATCTCGGACCTCACGGTGCTCGAAGGGGTCCTCGAAGGCACGGAAACGCACATCTTCGCCATCGTCCCAACGGCACAGGAGGGCATCGTCTTCGCCGGCGACTGGGACAGCCTGGGACAGCGGCTCACCGAATCCGGGTCCGTGGAGATCAGGGATGTGCGAGTGCCCTGGACGGCCGCGGCCGGGTTCGTCGAGGGGGAGTTCCAGCCGCTGGTCTACAACACCCTCAACGTCCCCACGATCCAGCTGGTCTTCGCCAACTTCTACCTCGGTATCGCGCAGGGAGCGCTAGAAGCCGCTTCCTCGTACACGCGCTCCACCACCCGCCCGTGGCCGTATGGAGGCGATAACAAACAGCGGGCCGGCGAGGAGTGGTACTTGCTCGAAGGGTACGGGGAGCTGCAGTCGAAGCTCTGGGCCGACGAGGCGCTGCTCGATGTTGCGGGCGCGGAGATCAGTGACCTGCTGCACGCGCCGCGAGAAGGCCTGTCGGAGCGGCGCCGTGGTGAGGTCGCGGTGCGCATCGCAGCTGGGAAGCTGCGGATCGTCGACGATGGCCTGGAGGTGGCCACCAAGATTTACGAGCTCGCCGGCGCCCGGGCCTCGGCGAGTTCCGTCGGGTTGGACATCTTCTGGCGCAACCTTCGCACGCACAGCCTGCACGATCCGATCGCATACAAGAAGCGTGAAGTGGGCGAGTACGTCCTCCTCCACCAGATCCCTGAGCCCACCTGGTATACGTGA
- a CDS encoding Glu/Leu/Phe/Val family dehydrogenase: MLSMETARRTTANPLADATSQLDAAIASLGYDSGIRDMLATPRREMTVSVPLRTDDGSIRVFTGHRVQHNLSRGPAKGGLRYSPDVTLDEVRALAMWMTWKCALVDIPYGGAKGGITIDPRAHSEAELERVTRRYTSEILPIIGPERDIPAPDIGTSEKTMAWIMDTYSVATGYTVPGVVTGKPLALGGSLGRASATSRGVAHVALAALQHRGISCIGATTVVQGFGKVGRDATRFLTEAGARVVAIADQYGAIYNAGGIDPDRLGAHVDATGSVVGFAGSEPIDAAAALELHVDLLIPAAVEGVLTAENAPRITARVIVEGANGPTTTAADRIFLANDQLVVPDILANSGGVIVSYFEWVQANQAYWWGVEEVESRLRSRMLSTWRNVLDYSDKRRLTLREAATALAVERVAEAHRLRGMYP; the protein is encoded by the coding sequence ATGCTCTCGATGGAGACCGCACGACGGACCACTGCCAACCCGCTCGCTGACGCAACCTCCCAGTTGGATGCCGCGATTGCCAGTCTGGGGTACGACTCCGGTATTCGAGACATGTTGGCTACGCCTCGTCGCGAGATGACCGTGTCAGTTCCGCTGCGAACCGACGACGGCAGCATCCGGGTCTTCACCGGTCACCGGGTGCAGCACAACCTCTCACGAGGGCCGGCGAAAGGCGGACTTCGCTACAGCCCCGATGTCACCCTCGATGAGGTCCGCGCCCTCGCGATGTGGATGACCTGGAAGTGCGCGCTCGTCGACATCCCGTATGGCGGAGCAAAAGGCGGCATCACCATCGACCCGCGCGCCCACTCCGAGGCCGAACTCGAACGCGTCACGCGGCGCTACACCAGCGAGATCCTCCCCATAATCGGTCCGGAACGCGACATCCCGGCTCCCGATATCGGGACGTCGGAGAAGACCATGGCCTGGATCATGGACACCTACTCCGTCGCCACCGGATACACGGTTCCCGGCGTGGTGACGGGCAAGCCGCTGGCCCTCGGCGGCTCCCTGGGCCGTGCCAGCGCGACCTCTCGCGGTGTGGCGCACGTGGCCCTCGCCGCCCTCCAGCACCGCGGTATCTCCTGCATCGGTGCCACTACCGTCGTGCAAGGCTTCGGCAAGGTCGGCCGCGACGCAACCCGGTTCCTGACCGAAGCGGGGGCGCGGGTGGTGGCGATAGCCGACCAATACGGTGCCATCTACAACGCAGGCGGGATCGATCCGGACCGCCTCGGCGCACATGTGGACGCCACCGGATCCGTGGTCGGCTTCGCCGGTTCCGAGCCGATCGACGCCGCCGCCGCGCTCGAACTGCACGTCGACCTCTTGATCCCTGCCGCAGTCGAAGGTGTGCTCACCGCCGAGAACGCACCACGGATCACCGCCCGCGTCATCGTCGAAGGAGCGAATGGGCCGACCACCACGGCCGCGGACCGGATCTTCCTCGCCAACGACCAGTTGGTCGTCCCCGACATTCTCGCCAACTCCGGCGGGGTGATCGTCTCCTACTTCGAGTGGGTACAGGCCAACCAGGCCTACTGGTGGGGAGTGGAAGAAGTCGAATCCCGGCTGCGTTCGCGGATGCTCTCGACCTGGCGCAATGTCCTCGACTATTCCGATAAGCGCCGGCTGACCTTGCGCGAAGCCGCGACCGCGCTCGCCGTCGAGCGGGTCGCCGAAGCACACCGTCTTCGTGGCATGTACCCGTGA
- a CDS encoding APC family permease: protein MSQREGHLEKRLGLPSVVAFGLAYMAPSLVMVIFGVIAVASAGTAPTAFLIATLAMLLTAISYSKLSKHYPVSGSAYFYARRLLNSPIGFLVGWSILLDYLFLPMVAWLVQSVYLNAQFPEIPVWAWMLINAGLTTAINIIGLVLSDRVNMVLTAFSVFLVLLFVAYCLVFLVHHPAHDYITPVWNSQTSLGGVTAAAAIAAYSYLGFDAVTTLSEETKDASKTIPRAVILVIVIGGLLFVSVAYVMQLVHPGFNFGGPGDEQVGGYILSTKVGGQTFADWTNLAGVVAGFASGLAVQLSSSRLLYFMGRDGVLSKRLFGWVSPVTKTPIWAIAFTGLMCVVGMFLTTDIAYSFINFGAFTGFTVVNICVIAFYVRKRKTTPLGVVGYVILPAVGACVTLYMLTRLSPTALIIGSTWLAAGFLWLLWLTRGFRRPTPAMSVDEAGGEIEDIRTRPVRAVELE from the coding sequence ATGAGTCAGCGCGAGGGCCACCTCGAGAAGCGACTCGGGCTGCCATCGGTTGTCGCATTCGGCCTGGCCTACATGGCACCGAGCCTGGTGATGGTGATCTTCGGTGTCATCGCCGTCGCCAGCGCCGGAACCGCCCCGACCGCCTTCCTGATCGCCACGTTGGCCATGCTTTTGACGGCCATCAGCTACTCCAAACTCTCCAAGCATTACCCGGTGTCCGGCTCCGCCTACTTCTACGCACGCCGGCTCCTGAACTCCCCCATCGGATTCCTGGTCGGCTGGAGCATCCTGCTGGACTATCTTTTCCTGCCGATGGTGGCCTGGCTGGTGCAATCGGTCTACCTCAACGCCCAGTTCCCGGAGATCCCGGTGTGGGCATGGATGCTCATCAACGCCGGTCTCACCACCGCCATCAACATCATCGGACTCGTCCTCAGCGACCGCGTCAATATGGTGCTCACTGCGTTCTCCGTCTTCCTGGTGCTGCTGTTTGTGGCGTACTGTCTGGTCTTTCTGGTGCACCATCCCGCTCACGACTACATCACCCCCGTCTGGAACAGCCAGACCAGCCTCGGCGGAGTGACCGCGGCCGCCGCGATCGCCGCATACTCATACCTGGGATTCGACGCGGTCACAACGTTGTCGGAAGAGACCAAGGACGCATCCAAAACGATCCCCCGCGCCGTCATCCTGGTGATCGTGATCGGAGGGCTGCTGTTCGTCAGCGTCGCCTACGTCATGCAGCTGGTCCACCCCGGCTTCAACTTTGGCGGACCGGGCGACGAGCAAGTGGGCGGCTACATCCTTTCCACGAAGGTCGGCGGGCAGACCTTCGCCGACTGGACCAACCTGGCCGGCGTCGTCGCCGGGTTCGCGTCGGGACTCGCCGTGCAGCTCAGCTCCAGCAGACTGCTCTACTTCATGGGACGCGACGGCGTGCTGTCCAAACGACTGTTCGGCTGGGTCAGCCCCGTCACCAAGACACCGATTTGGGCGATCGCGTTCACGGGACTGATGTGCGTCGTCGGCATGTTCCTGACCACCGACATCGCCTACTCCTTCATCAACTTCGGCGCCTTCACCGGTTTCACCGTCGTGAACATCTGCGTGATCGCGTTCTACGTCCGCAAACGAAAGACCACACCGCTCGGCGTTGTCGGGTACGTGATCCTCCCCGCCGTGGGCGCCTGCGTCACCCTTTACATGCTCACCCGACTGAGCCCGACCGCACTGATCATCGGGTCCACCTGGCTGGCCGCAGGTTTCCTATGGCTCCTCTGGCTCACCCGCGGGTTCCGGCGCCCCACGCCCGCGATGTCGGTCGATGAGGCAGGCGGCGAGATCGAGGACATCCGCACGCGGCCCGTCAGAGCCGTCGAATTGGAGTAG
- a CDS encoding LysR family transcriptional regulator has protein sequence MKTFRRVRSRDSVWTRKRDSPILDYHLIDASEVLMDLRLLRYFVAVCEFGTVHAAADELRVAQPSLSRQIRGLERDLGFTLFERVPRGVILTAAGQAFLPIARDLLAHAARASSTAKAIAAGSGAGLTVASATTTVTDIIAPFIVSQGARGAIQNVVESLPQDVYDVLAGGDADFAVGTRVPPAEFRSEVVGYAYLWAQMHPEHPLADMPNVPLELLVQEPLIVMSRAHGVRQMFDNAVTSAGLSYTPAIETTSLSLALALAAAGRGVCILSDDSRYGLHTAPIRTADGDLAITLYGVWDDKHYAGARIQHCLSDLGAFVAELYPQSRH, from the coding sequence GTGAAGACGTTCCGCCGGGTGCGGAGTAGGGACAGTGTATGGACACGGAAGCGAGACTCGCCAATACTTGATTATCACTTGATCGATGCTTCGGAGGTATTGATGGACCTACGCCTGCTTCGTTATTTCGTGGCGGTGTGCGAGTTCGGCACGGTGCACGCCGCTGCGGACGAGTTGCGTGTGGCGCAGCCTTCGCTGAGCCGACAGATCCGGGGGCTGGAACGCGATCTCGGCTTCACATTGTTCGAGCGGGTGCCGCGCGGGGTGATCCTCACGGCGGCCGGCCAGGCGTTCCTTCCGATCGCGCGCGATCTTCTGGCTCACGCCGCCCGCGCATCCTCCACGGCGAAGGCGATCGCCGCCGGAAGCGGAGCGGGCCTCACTGTCGCATCGGCTACCACGACGGTGACAGACATCATCGCGCCGTTCATTGTCTCCCAAGGCGCGCGAGGCGCCATCCAGAATGTCGTGGAGTCGCTGCCTCAGGACGTATACGACGTACTCGCCGGAGGAGACGCGGATTTCGCGGTCGGCACTCGAGTGCCACCAGCAGAGTTCCGCTCAGAGGTCGTTGGGTACGCCTACCTCTGGGCACAGATGCACCCGGAGCATCCACTCGCGGACATGCCGAACGTGCCGCTCGAACTGCTCGTCCAGGAGCCGCTCATCGTGATGAGCCGCGCGCACGGTGTGCGTCAGATGTTCGACAACGCGGTCACGAGCGCCGGATTGTCGTACACGCCGGCCATTGAGACGACCTCGCTCTCCCTCGCCCTCGCCCTCGCAGCGGCCGGCCGCGGTGTCTGCATCCTGTCGGACGATTCCCGCTACGGATTGCACACCGCCCCGATCCGCACTGCCGACGGTGATCTCGCCATCACTCTCTACGGCGTCTGGGATGACAAGCACTACGCCGGCGCCCGCATCCAGCACTGCCTCTCCGACCTCGGCGCCTTCGTCGCCGAGCTCTATCCGCAGAGCCGGCACTGA
- a CDS encoding ABC transporter substrate-binding protein, with protein sequence MDVTRNKRARIAALGIAAALSLAALSGCSPSSSGTSADGGVLTVAASAAVTTWDPVASFSTEALYMGNLYEPLLWKNPEGSAKAFTPAIAEKWETSADGLTWTFHIRKGVTFHDGEKVDADAVVGSIEAARKRAGAAFIWAPLDSVTATDASTVVMKLKYSAPMDLVAASTYGAWIVAPKALKASASNDKYFEKGIEAGTGPFTLKDYEPGKKVVLQAYNKYWNTKNAPHYKIVDISITPDAVTAQQMLTAKEVDFATTIPLENVDSVAKQMGGEVRAANSPFNYLAYFNTLRAPLNDPKVRQALSYAVPYKDLIDVGVQGYGTQSHGPVPKGIFPYSEKVPQYKQDLEKAKSLLAESGHANGLTLNLTYASENPAETRFVPLIKDAFAKIGVTLNVTAELFNQQWEKAKADPANAQDIFVVNYWPTYSDAGSDNLNSLFHSSEKPFFNLSYWKNAEYDALIDKAGTLTGSDRAAAQATYEKAMDLLVEQAPGLFLFDAQSVTIMPKDLKFQKFNENYPFTTFFAPIAPAV encoded by the coding sequence ATGGACGTCACCCGAAACAAACGCGCCAGAATCGCTGCCCTGGGCATCGCGGCCGCGCTCAGTCTCGCAGCCCTCTCGGGTTGCTCTCCCTCATCGAGCGGCACCAGTGCTGACGGCGGTGTGCTCACCGTCGCGGCTTCCGCTGCCGTCACCACGTGGGACCCCGTTGCATCCTTCTCGACGGAGGCTCTCTACATGGGAAACCTCTACGAGCCTCTGCTCTGGAAGAACCCAGAGGGCTCAGCGAAGGCATTCACGCCTGCCATCGCCGAGAAGTGGGAGACCAGCGCGGATGGCCTGACCTGGACCTTCCACATCCGGAAAGGCGTCACCTTCCACGATGGCGAGAAGGTCGACGCGGACGCGGTCGTGGGGAGCATCGAGGCCGCCCGCAAGCGAGCCGGAGCCGCCTTCATCTGGGCCCCGCTGGATTCCGTCACGGCAACGGACGCCTCGACCGTTGTCATGAAGCTGAAGTACTCGGCACCCATGGACCTGGTGGCGGCCTCCACATACGGCGCTTGGATCGTTGCGCCCAAGGCTCTCAAGGCATCCGCCTCGAACGACAAGTACTTCGAGAAGGGCATCGAGGCGGGCACCGGTCCGTTCACGCTGAAGGACTACGAACCGGGCAAGAAAGTCGTGCTCCAGGCCTACAACAAGTACTGGAACACGAAGAACGCCCCGCACTACAAGATCGTGGACATCTCGATCACCCCGGACGCTGTGACTGCCCAGCAAATGCTCACGGCGAAGGAAGTGGACTTCGCCACAACCATTCCGCTGGAGAACGTCGACTCCGTCGCAAAGCAGATGGGTGGAGAAGTGCGCGCGGCGAACTCGCCATTCAACTACCTGGCCTACTTCAACACGCTCCGTGCCCCGCTGAACGATCCGAAGGTTCGACAGGCGCTCAGCTACGCGGTGCCGTACAAGGACCTCATCGATGTCGGCGTGCAGGGCTACGGTACCCAGTCGCACGGGCCCGTACCGAAGGGTATCTTCCCGTACAGCGAAAAGGTCCCGCAGTACAAGCAGGACCTCGAGAAGGCGAAGTCGCTCCTCGCCGAATCCGGGCACGCCAACGGGCTGACCCTGAACCTGACGTACGCGTCGGAGAACCCTGCCGAGACACGTTTCGTGCCGCTCATCAAGGATGCCTTCGCCAAGATCGGCGTCACCCTGAACGTCACCGCTGAGCTGTTCAACCAGCAGTGGGAGAAAGCGAAAGCGGACCCGGCGAACGCCCAGGACATCTTCGTCGTCAACTACTGGCCCACATACAGTGACGCCGGGTCCGACAACCTGAACTCCCTGTTCCACTCGTCGGAGAAGCCGTTCTTCAACCTCAGCTACTGGAAGAACGCCGAGTACGACGCGCTGATCGACAAAGCCGGCACCCTCACCGGAAGCGACCGCGCCGCGGCCCAGGCGACGTACGAGAAGGCCATGGACCTGCTCGTCGAACAGGCACCTGGCTTGTTCCTGTTCGACGCACAATCGGTCACCATCATGCCCAAGGACCTGAAGTTCCAGAAGTTCAACGAGAACTACCCCTTCACGACCTTCTTCGCGCCGATTGCGCCGGCCGTCTAA
- a CDS encoding ABC transporter permease has product MTRLIARRVGSALLVLLVITLVVFILSRVIPSDPAVVYAGPKAPPAELARIRIRLGFDRPLPIQYLDYLWGLITGNWGDSLSTKRPVLLELATRLPATLELLFAAMLFATVFGIVLGVIASKRPGGIADGAIRILSIGGVSMPAFWLGLLLQVLFVGQLHLPATGAFSTQTQYLHPIANVTGFPLFDSLVTGNFVAWGDGMTHLILPALTLAAYPLGLIARMTRASMLEVLGQDYVFTANAYGVRSFMVRWRLALKNALPPSMTIIGLAAAYALTATFFVEVVFNWPGIGQFASTAMLSVDYPSIMAITLLGAFGYLVANLAVDLVQARLDPRVRAS; this is encoded by the coding sequence ATGACACGGCTCATCGCCCGCCGAGTCGGATCTGCGCTGCTCGTGCTCCTCGTGATCACGCTTGTGGTATTCATCCTCTCCCGCGTCATCCCGTCCGACCCGGCTGTCGTCTACGCCGGCCCCAAGGCTCCGCCCGCGGAGCTCGCCCGCATCCGCATCCGCCTCGGCTTCGACCGCCCCCTGCCCATCCAATACCTGGACTACCTCTGGGGCCTCATCACCGGGAACTGGGGCGACTCGCTCTCGACCAAGCGCCCCGTGCTCCTGGAGCTCGCGACGCGGCTGCCGGCCACCCTCGAGCTGCTGTTCGCCGCCATGCTCTTCGCAACGGTCTTCGGCATCGTGCTCGGCGTGATCGCCTCCAAGCGCCCCGGCGGAATCGCCGACGGCGCCATCCGCATCCTCTCCATCGGCGGTGTCTCGATGCCGGCCTTCTGGCTCGGACTGCTGCTCCAGGTCCTCTTCGTGGGCCAGCTGCACCTCCCGGCGACCGGCGCTTTCTCGACTCAAACGCAGTACCTGCACCCGATCGCGAACGTCACTGGCTTCCCTCTCTTCGACAGTCTCGTCACGGGCAACTTCGTGGCCTGGGGCGACGGGATGACGCACCTCATCCTGCCGGCGCTGACTCTCGCCGCCTACCCTCTCGGCCTCATCGCACGGATGACACGCGCATCGATGCTCGAGGTCCTCGGTCAGGACTACGTGTTCACGGCCAACGCGTACGGTGTGCGCTCATTCATGGTGCGCTGGCGGCTGGCTTTGAAGAACGCCTTGCCGCCGTCGATGACGATCATCGGGCTCGCTGCGGCGTACGCGCTGACCGCTACGTTCTTCGTCGAGGTGGTCTTCAACTGGCCCGGAATCGGGCAGTTCGCCAGCACCGCGATGCTGTCTGTCGACTATCCGTCGATCATGGCGATCACCTTGCTTGGCGCGTTCGGGTACCTCGTTGCCAACCTCGCCGTGGATCTCGTGCAAGCCCGACTCGACCCGAGAGTGAGGGCGTCATGA
- a CDS encoding ABC transporter permease, producing the protein MTSATAALRPAAFSARDTGLSRLIRVLRTDWLAAAGLAIVLLVIILAVFGQWIAPFPAQGLGETSVATRNLAPSVTHVLGTDQLGRDVLSRIIMGARPALVISLVVVFIAAVIGIPLGAIAGYRGGWLDDVLMRVTEVFQAFPPLLLAMVTVAILGPSLFNAGLALAIAWWPWYARLVRAEARSLRDRPFVEAARAIGVPAWRLVSVHILRNCMTPVLVQATVDIGAVVLAAGSLAFLGLGAQPPSPDWGLMVAEGRGQIFTYWWISTFPGLAIFATVLGFNLIGDALRDLFDPRQVKR; encoded by the coding sequence ATGACCAGCGCCACGGCGGCACTCCGCCCGGCCGCCTTCTCCGCACGTGATACCGGGCTGAGCCGCTTGATCCGGGTGCTCCGCACCGACTGGCTTGCTGCGGCCGGCCTCGCTATCGTCCTTCTCGTGATCATCTTGGCTGTGTTCGGCCAGTGGATAGCGCCCTTTCCGGCCCAGGGTCTCGGCGAGACCAGTGTCGCCACCCGCAACCTCGCCCCCAGCGTCACTCACGTCCTCGGCACGGATCAGCTCGGCCGCGATGTGCTCAGCCGTATCATCATGGGCGCGCGACCCGCACTCGTCATCTCGCTCGTGGTCGTGTTCATCGCCGCGGTGATCGGCATCCCTCTCGGCGCCATCGCCGGCTACCGCGGGGGCTGGCTTGACGACGTTCTGATGCGCGTCACCGAGGTGTTCCAGGCATTCCCGCCGCTGCTGCTTGCGATGGTGACCGTCGCCATCCTCGGCCCCAGCCTGTTCAACGCCGGCCTCGCGCTCGCCATCGCCTGGTGGCCCTGGTATGCCCGACTCGTACGGGCGGAGGCACGCTCCCTTCGCGATCGTCCGTTCGTAGAAGCCGCGCGAGCAATCGGTGTCCCGGCCTGGCGCCTCGTCAGCGTCCATATCCTGCGCAACTGCATGACACCGGTGCTGGTTCAGGCGACCGTCGACATCGGCGCCGTCGTGCTCGCCGCCGGGTCGCTGGCCTTTCTCGGCCTCGGCGCGCAGCCGCCATCTCCGGACTGGGGCCTCATGGTGGCCGAAGGGCGCGGGCAGATCTTCACGTACTGGTGGATCTCTACGTTCCCCGGCCTCGCGATCTTTGCCACGGTCCTGGGCTTCAATCTGATCGGCGATGCGCTGCGCGACCTTTTCGACCCTCGGCAGGTGAAGCGATGA
- a CDS encoding ABC transporter ATP-binding protein, translating into MTDLLLVEDLEVAFAERGRITNRPVRGVTFSIAPGEILGVVGETGCGKSLTGLAVLGMLPEGARPSGRIVLDGTEQDFSAPSAARGDVVSIVFQNPGTAFNPVFTLGDQLRGVLRRHRRMSRAEAKERILDYLGLVGLPDPSRVYGSHPHELSGGMLQRVMIAMALLCEPRLLILDEPTTALDVTIARQILQLVLSLRERFGFGVLLITHNLGVVQEICDSVAVLYAGRVIEQGPAAEVLRNPAHPYTRGLIGALPSRRRPGQMLDAIAGSVPANLLGITGCAFADRCPAVQARCRMTDPALEPVASMHEAACLRVGEL; encoded by the coding sequence ATGACCGACCTGCTTCTCGTGGAGGACCTGGAGGTCGCGTTCGCAGAGCGAGGCCGGATCACCAACCGTCCGGTCCGCGGTGTCACCTTCTCGATCGCGCCGGGGGAGATCCTGGGTGTCGTCGGCGAGACCGGCTGCGGTAAGAGCCTGACCGGACTGGCTGTGCTCGGCATGCTGCCTGAGGGCGCGCGCCCGTCCGGGCGGATCGTGCTCGATGGCACCGAGCAGGACTTCTCCGCCCCGTCCGCGGCACGCGGCGATGTCGTCTCGATCGTCTTCCAGAACCCGGGCACGGCGTTCAACCCCGTCTTCACTCTCGGGGACCAGTTGCGAGGGGTGCTACGCCGCCACCGTCGGATGAGCCGGGCCGAGGCAAAGGAGCGGATCCTCGACTACCTGGGCCTTGTCGGGCTCCCGGACCCCAGCCGCGTCTATGGCAGCCACCCGCATGAGCTCTCCGGTGGAATGCTGCAGCGTGTGATGATCGCGATGGCGCTTCTCTGCGAACCGCGCCTGCTGATCCTCGACGAGCCGACGACGGCACTGGATGTGACGATCGCGCGACAGATCCTGCAGCTCGTGCTGTCCCTGCGCGAACGCTTCGGTTTCGGCGTGCTGCTGATCACCCACAATCTCGGTGTGGTGCAGGAGATCTGCGATTCTGTCGCGGTCTTGTACGCAGGTCGCGTGATCGAGCAGGGGCCTGCGGCGGAGGTGCTGCGCAACCCGGCGCATCCTTACACCCGTGGTCTGATCGGCGCGCTGCCGTCGCGGCGTCGACCCGGTCAGATGCTCGATGCGATCGCCGGATCGGTGCCGGCGAACCTGCTGGGCATCACGGGCTGCGCCTTCGCCGATCGCTGTCCGGCCGTGCAAGCCCGCTGCCGCATGACGGACCCGGCCCTGGAGCCCGTCGCCTCGATGCACGAGGCGGCATGCCTGAGAGTTGGAGAGCTGTGA
- a CDS encoding ATP-binding cassette domain-containing protein gives MSTTTDTTDADALVVEHIVKVYRTRKSETRAVDDVSFRIRTGTTFGLVGESGSGKSTIARCALNLIAPTSGRSLIAGEDPAKLHRGALRRLRAQTGMVFQNPIMALDPRMRIRDIVAEPLRTHTRLSRAEIRRKVEELLDEVGLAAVHGDRLPHQLSGGQCQRVGVARAIATGPRLLVLDEPTSALDVSVQAQVLNLLQRLKRERDLSYLLISHDLDVVQYMSDDVGVMRAGSLVETGRAQDVLTSPAHDYTRRLLAAMPAAPGIAQLDRKDLPPNPGTTTPTAQDEMRVLR, from the coding sequence GTGAGCACCACCACGGACACTACTGACGCCGACGCGCTCGTCGTCGAGCACATCGTGAAGGTCTACCGCACACGCAAGTCAGAGACCCGGGCGGTGGACGACGTGAGCTTCCGGATCCGCACCGGGACCACGTTCGGCCTCGTCGGCGAGTCAGGGTCGGGCAAGAGCACCATCGCCCGCTGCGCCCTCAACCTCATCGCGCCGACGTCCGGTCGATCCCTCATAGCTGGGGAAGATCCCGCGAAGCTCCACCGGGGCGCGTTGCGACGACTCCGGGCACAGACGGGGATGGTCTTCCAGAACCCCATCATGGCGCTCGATCCGCGCATGCGCATCCGAGACATCGTGGCCGAGCCGCTGCGCACCCACACCCGGCTGAGCCGTGCGGAGATCCGGCGCAAGGTCGAGGAGCTCCTCGACGAGGTGGGACTTGCGGCGGTGCACGGCGATCGGCTGCCGCATCAGCTCTCGGGAGGCCAGTGCCAGCGCGTCGGCGTCGCGCGGGCGATCGCAACGGGCCCGCGCCTGTTGGTGCTCGACGAGCCGACCAGTGCGCTGGACGTGTCGGTGCAGGCGCAGGTGCTGAATCTCCTTCAGCGGCTCAAACGCGAGCGCGACTTGAGCTACCTGCTCATCTCCCACGACCTCGATGTCGTGCAGTACATGAGCGACGACGTCGGCGTGATGCGCGCCGGCTCCCTCGTGGAGACGGGGCGAGCTCAGGATGTGCTGACGTCACCGGCCCACGACTACACCCGCCGCCTGCTGGCCGCCATGCCCGCGGCTCCCGGGATCGCACAGCTGGATAGGAAGGATCTCCCCCCGAATCCGGGCACAACGACCCCCACAGCCCAAGACGAGATGAGAGTGCTGCGATGA